Proteins encoded within one genomic window of Budorcas taxicolor isolate Tak-1 chromosome 12, Takin1.1, whole genome shotgun sequence:
- the RGCC gene encoding regulator of cell cycle RGCC translates to MKPPAAQGSPAAAAAAAPALDSADAGDLTDALCEFDAVLADFASPFHERHFRYEEHLERMKRRSSASVSDSSGFSDSESAESLYRNSFSFSDEKLNSPTDSTPALLCPSAPARKAKLGDTKELEAFIADLDRTLASM, encoded by the exons ATGAAGCCGCCCGCCGCGCAGGGCAGCCCCGCGGCCGCCGCGGCCGCAG CCCCGGCCCTGGACTCTGCGGACGCGGGGGACCTGACGGACGCGCTGTGCGAGTTCGATGCGGTGCTGGCCGACTTCGCGTCGCCCTTCCACGAGCGCCACTTCCGCTACGAGGAGCACCTGGAGCGCATGAAGCGGCGCAGCAGCGCCAGCGTCAGCGACAGCAGCGGCTTCAGCGACTCCGAGA GTGCTGAATCGCTTTATAGgaacagcttcagcttcagtgatgAAAAACTGAATTCTCCAACAGACAGCACTCCAGCTCTGCTCTGTCCTTCTGCTCCTGCTCGGAAAG CCAAACTTGGAGATACGAAAGAGCTAGAAGCCTTTATTGCTGATCTCGACAGAACCTTAGCAA GCATGTGA